One window from the genome of Tolypothrix sp. NIES-4075 encodes:
- a CDS encoding efflux RND transporter periplasmic adaptor subunit produces MKLDTSQPIDSTNFLPEEKKKKKGRIRINWIPWLLAFSLLGGVGYVGYRQVVVVQKQEAQRKVLTLPVSRQNLSIKISANGTVKPQRSINVSPKQSGILKTLQVKEGDTVKQGQILAYMDDSNLLGQLTQAKAQIAQQEANLQKAIAGNRPQDIASAQAALDESQANLQKAQAGNRPQDIASAQAALDESQANLQKAQTGNRPQDIGQAQARLQSAQASLSKAEDNLRRNQQLYQSGAISLQTVNQSRADRDSAQGQVNEAQQALGLQKAGSRPEDIEQARAVVRQKQQALALLKAGSRPEDIQQAQAVVRQKQQALALLKAGSRPEDIQQARAQLASARGSLQTIQTQINDTILRAPFDGVVTQKYADPGAFVTPTTSGSAVSSATSSSIVSLASTNEVVANIAEVNIAKIRLGQKVIITADAYPGKTFEGKVSQIGAQAIVEQNVTSFQVKVAIVSDSEKLLRSGMNVTTDFQVGQLSNVLVVPTAAVVRRQKSTGVFVAGEDNKPVFTRIKTGVTVDKYTEVQSGLKGNERVLLSFPEGSRPQSTPRGGILPGVGGGGRGGGGGGGGRGGPP; encoded by the coding sequence ATGAAATTAGATACATCACAGCCTATAGATTCAACAAATTTTTTGCCCGAAGAAAAGAAAAAGAAAAAGGGCAGAATTAGAATTAACTGGATACCTTGGCTACTTGCATTTTCTCTTTTGGGTGGAGTCGGCTACGTAGGTTATCGGCAGGTGGTCGTTGTTCAGAAACAAGAAGCACAGCGAAAAGTTTTGACACTACCTGTATCTCGTCAAAATTTAAGTATTAAAATTTCGGCGAACGGAACTGTTAAGCCCCAAAGGTCGATTAACGTCAGTCCTAAACAATCAGGCATACTGAAAACATTGCAGGTGAAGGAAGGCGATACGGTCAAACAGGGACAGATACTAGCTTACATGGATGATTCTAACCTGCTAGGACAACTCACCCAAGCTAAAGCACAAATAGCACAACAAGAGGCAAATCTCCAAAAAGCGATCGCAGGTAATCGTCCTCAAGATATTGCTTCTGCACAAGCAGCGTTGGACGAGTCTCAGGCAAATTTGCAAAAGGCACAAGCAGGTAATCGACCTCAAGATATAGCTTCTGCACAAGCAGCGTTGGACGAGTCTCAGGCAAATTTGCAAAAAGCACAAACAGGTAATCGACCTCAAGATATAGGTCAAGCACAAGCACGTTTACAAAGCGCTCAAGCTAGCTTAAGTAAAGCCGAAGATAATTTACGCCGCAATCAGCAACTTTACCAGTCTGGAGCCATTTCCCTTCAAACTGTAAACCAAAGCCGTGCAGATCGTGACAGCGCTCAAGGTCAAGTAAATGAAGCACAGCAAGCATTAGGGTTACAAAAAGCCGGATCGCGTCCAGAAGATATCGAACAAGCACGAGCAGTAGTCAGGCAGAAACAGCAGGCTTTAGCACTTTTGAAAGCCGGTTCGCGCCCAGAAGACATTCAACAAGCACAAGCAGTAGTCAGGCAGAAACAGCAGGCTTTAGCACTTTTGAAAGCCGGTTCGCGCCCAGAAGACATTCAACAAGCACGCGCTCAGTTAGCTTCCGCTCGCGGTTCGCTGCAAACGATTCAAACTCAAATCAATGACACCATACTTCGCGCACCTTTTGATGGTGTTGTGACTCAAAAGTATGCCGATCCTGGCGCTTTTGTCACGCCAACCACTTCAGGTAGTGCTGTATCTAGTGCAACATCTTCTTCAATCGTATCCTTGGCTTCTACAAATGAGGTTGTAGCAAATATAGCTGAAGTAAATATTGCTAAAATCCGCCTTGGTCAGAAAGTCATAATTACAGCAGATGCTTACCCAGGAAAAACTTTTGAGGGTAAAGTCAGTCAAATTGGCGCTCAAGCAATAGTAGAGCAAAATGTTACCAGCTTTCAAGTCAAGGTAGCAATTGTCTCGGATTCCGAAAAGCTGTTGCGGTCTGGGATGAATGTAACAACAGATTTCCAAGTGGGTCAATTATCCAATGTCCTTGTAGTGCCAACAGCAGCGGTTGTGCGCCGACAAAAATCTACAGGTGTGTTTGTGGCAGGAGAAGATAATAAACCTGTCTTTACTCGCATTAAGACTGGCGTTACAGTAGATAAATATACTGAAGTTCAATCTGGATTGAAAGGAAACGAAAGGGTATTACTCAGCTTTCCTGAAGGATCGCGACCGCAATCAACACCGCGAGGCGGAATTCTTCCTGGTGTGGGAGGTGGTGGTCGAGGTGGCGGCGGTGGCGGCGGTGGTCGAGGTGGTCCGCCTTAA
- a CDS encoding intradiol ring-cleavage dioxygenase → MKNNNCQLNRLLSRREALALFRAGVTAILVVGCIPTKSNTAQASSTANDTTKPGCIVSPEQTEGPYFVDEKLNRSDIRSDPSDGSVKDGVPLQLTLRVSQVSSTSCTPLKGAIVDIWHCDALGVYSDVSDRSFSTVGKKFLRGYQVTDAQGTVEFTTIYPGWYPGRTVHIHFKVRTDATSQKSYEFTSQLYFDDSITDQVHAQTPYASKGQRTLKNAQDGIFQDGGEQLLLTPTKTSQGYAATFDIGLQTA, encoded by the coding sequence ATGAAAAACAACAATTGCCAACTAAATCGGCTTCTCAGTCGCAGAGAGGCACTTGCTCTATTTAGGGCAGGGGTGACAGCAATACTTGTGGTTGGATGCATACCTACAAAGTCCAACACTGCACAGGCATCATCTACAGCAAATGATACAACCAAGCCTGGGTGTATCGTCAGTCCAGAGCAGACCGAAGGACCCTATTTTGTAGACGAGAAGCTCAACCGTTCCGATATCCGATCCGATCCCTCGGATGGTTCAGTCAAAGATGGTGTACCACTTCAACTAACGCTGCGGGTGTCTCAGGTTAGCAGTACTAGCTGCACACCGCTTAAAGGTGCGATCGTAGATATTTGGCATTGTGACGCGCTGGGTGTCTATTCGGACGTGAGCGATCGCAGTTTCAGTACCGTCGGGAAAAAGTTTTTGCGCGGGTATCAAGTGACGGACGCTCAGGGAACTGTTGAGTTTACAACGATTTATCCTGGTTGGTATCCAGGCAGAACAGTCCATATCCACTTTAAGGTTCGCACGGATGCGACATCACAGAAGAGTTATGAGTTTACGTCACAGTTGTATTTTGATGACTCGATTACGGATCAAGTACACGCACAGACACCATACGCAAGTAAGGGACAGCGCACGTTGAAGAATGCACAAGACGGAATCTTCCAAGACGGTGGAGAGCAATTGTTGCTCACACCCACCAAAACAAGCCAAGGTTACGCAGCAACGTTCGATATTGGGCTTCAGACAGCTTGA
- a CDS encoding IS1 family transposase (programmed frameshift) — translation MNCPNCASTHIRKNGHRRGKQNYICRSCDRQFIESYSKRGYSNEIKEQCLKMYVNGMGFRAIERQTGVNHNTVMNWVKLVAAPLPDAPEYSEIPEIAQVDELETFVGKKKNKIWLWTAANKGKPGILAWVLGDRSAKTFKRLWKIIKCWKCFLYVTDGYPVYPCFIDDCDHLVKKTYMTRIEGENTRLRHYLARLHRRTLCYSKSKEMLSLSIKLLLHYLKNGVVPISA, via the exons ATGAACTGTCCTAACTGTGCATCTACCCATATCCGCAAGAACGGTCATCGGCGTGGTAAACAAAACTACATTTGCCGTTCATGCGATCGCCAATTTATTGAATCATATTCAAAACGAGGATATTCCAATGAAATTAAAGAGCAATGTTTAAAAATGTATGTCAATGGAATGGGTTTTCGTGCCATTGAACGCCAGACTGGAGTGAACCATAATACCGTGATGAATTGGGTAAAACTTGTGGCGGCTCCTTTACCTGATGCCCCAGAATATTCAGAAATCCCTGAAATTGCCCAAGTTGATGAATTAGAGACGTTTGTCGGTAAAAAAAA AAACAAAATTTGGTTGTGGACAGCCGCCAACAAAGGAAAGCCAGGTATTCTAGCTTGGGTTTTAGGAGACCGTAGTGCCAAGACATTTAAACGTTTGTGGAAGATTATTAAGTGTTGGAAATGTTTTTTGTATGTAACTGATGGATATCCCGTGTATCCTTGTTTTATTGATGATTGCGACCATTTAGTCAAGAAAACTTACATGACACGAATTGAGGGAGAAAATACAAGATTAAGACATTATTTAGCACGGCTACATCGTCGCACACTTTGTTATTCTAAATCCAAAGAAATGCTGAGTCTGTCTATTAAATTGTTACTGCACTACCTTAAGAACGGGGTTGTGCCCATCTCAGCCTAA
- a CDS encoding ABC transporter permease gives MLKFLPKQKSSSTVSLLEILSMAVETLWSNKLRTGLTMLGVIIGISSVIAITSVGQGVQKGTEQQIQALGPDVLSVFSGAARSGNIRQGIGSSSTLTWDDAKAIAEQAPSAQLVSAYLQRNAQIVYGGQNDSTPIYGTDLNYPQVRDIQIQNGRFFNQEELDTAKEVAVIGPTVESTLFTDGGDPIGKRIRIQGEAYEVIGVTQSKGSQGGVDRDDLIFMPLSSMSARLVGNNALSGVSVNGILIKAGNQEQLNAVQFQVTNILRLRHNIYPPQTDDFRITNQADIISTFTNIVGLFTVMVVAIAGISLVVGGIGIANIMLVSVVERTREIGVRKAVGATNSAILNQFLAEAIVISTVGGGIGIGSGILIALVAATIFKFPFVVSFWSIIVGFGLSLTVGLLAGVIPARSASKLDPITALRSD, from the coding sequence ATGCTTAAGTTTTTACCTAAACAGAAAAGTAGCTCTACTGTCTCACTGCTAGAAATATTGTCAATGGCGGTGGAGACACTTTGGAGTAACAAATTACGCACAGGATTAACGATGCTGGGCGTAATTATTGGGATTTCCTCAGTAATTGCCATTACTTCTGTTGGGCAGGGTGTGCAAAAAGGAACCGAGCAACAGATACAGGCTTTGGGTCCGGATGTTCTTTCGGTCTTTTCTGGTGCAGCTAGAAGCGGAAATATCCGACAAGGAATTGGTTCTAGCAGTACATTAACTTGGGATGATGCGAAAGCGATCGCCGAACAAGCACCATCTGCCCAACTTGTGTCTGCCTACCTTCAACGAAATGCACAAATTGTTTATGGAGGTCAAAACGATTCAACACCAATTTATGGAACAGATTTAAATTACCCACAAGTAAGAGATATCCAAATTCAAAATGGAAGGTTTTTTAATCAAGAAGAACTAGATACTGCTAAAGAAGTTGCTGTTATTGGACCGACAGTTGAGAGTACTTTATTTACCGACGGTGGCGATCCCATAGGCAAGAGAATCCGCATTCAAGGAGAGGCTTATGAAGTGATTGGCGTAACGCAGTCTAAAGGTTCTCAAGGAGGGGTGGATCGAGATGACTTAATTTTTATGCCTCTTAGTAGTATGTCGGCAAGACTTGTTGGTAACAATGCTTTATCTGGCGTTTCTGTGAATGGAATTTTAATTAAAGCTGGAAATCAAGAACAGTTAAACGCTGTTCAGTTTCAAGTTACAAATATTTTACGTTTGCGTCACAATATCTATCCGCCGCAAACTGATGATTTTCGGATTACCAATCAAGCTGATATTATTAGCACCTTTACAAATATTGTTGGTTTATTTACAGTGATGGTGGTAGCGATCGCTGGAATTTCTTTAGTAGTTGGCGGAATTGGAATTGCCAATATTATGCTGGTTTCCGTCGTCGAACGAACGCGGGAAATCGGAGTTCGCAAAGCAGTAGGAGCGACAAATTCAGCTATTCTCAATCAATTTTTAGCGGAAGCGATTGTAATTTCTACTGTGGGAGGAGGTATTGGTATCGGAAGTGGAATTTTGATTGCTTTGGTGGCGGCAACTATTTTCAAGTTTCCTTTTGTAGTTTCTTTCTGGTCAATAATTGTCGGGTTTGGACTTTCCTTAACTGTTGGTTTACTCGCGGGAGTGATTCCAGCACGAAGCGCCTCTAAATTAGATCCAATTACCGCTTTACGAAGTGATTAA
- a CDS encoding glycine betaine ABC transporter substrate-binding protein, with translation MNVQRFFVFCFLTFALIVSLTSCQLNSNNQSGVDIVVASKGFTEQDILSELLAQQIETTTNFKVERRRFTSALVTHNALIAGKIDAYVEYTGTAFTSILKQKVINDPKVVYEKLKQAYAQKFNLEVMKPLGFENTFAIIIRGADAKRYNIQTLSQAAEYTPQWRGGFGYEFVEREDGFPGLAKTYDLRFAKSPRVMDLGLIYRALLQKQVDMINGNSTDGQIARLGLVVLKDDKQYFPPYEAAPIVRQATLKKYPEVKKAIAQLSGRITADEMRQLNYLVEGELQDIKDVVRQFRKSKGLVLPKDNISNS, from the coding sequence ATGAATGTTCAAAGATTTTTTGTATTCTGCTTTTTAACTTTTGCTTTAATAGTTTCACTGACAAGTTGTCAGCTTAATTCAAATAATCAAAGCGGCGTTGATATCGTTGTTGCTTCTAAAGGCTTCACTGAACAAGATATTTTAAGCGAACTATTAGCACAGCAAATTGAAACCACAACTAATTTCAAAGTAGAACGTCGCCGCTTTACTAGTGCTTTGGTGACACATAATGCTCTGATTGCTGGGAAAATTGATGCGTATGTTGAGTATACAGGCACGGCTTTTACTAGTATATTGAAGCAAAAAGTTATAAACGATCCAAAGGTAGTTTACGAAAAGTTGAAACAAGCTTACGCGCAGAAATTCAATTTAGAAGTAATGAAACCTTTGGGTTTTGAAAACACTTTTGCAATCATTATTCGCGGTGCAGATGCAAAGCGTTACAATATTCAAACTCTTTCCCAAGCTGCTGAATATACACCTCAATGGCGTGGTGGTTTTGGCTATGAATTTGTGGAAAGAGAAGATGGTTTTCCCGGTTTGGCGAAAACTTATGATTTACGGTTTGCTAAATCTCCCCGCGTGATGGATTTGGGGTTAATATATCGAGCTTTGCTGCAAAAACAAGTAGACATGATAAATGGTAATTCCACAGATGGGCAGATTGCCCGCTTGGGTTTGGTGGTGCTAAAAGATGATAAGCAATATTTTCCTCCTTATGAAGCAGCACCGATTGTGCGTCAAGCAACTTTGAAAAAATATCCGGAAGTAAAAAAGGCGATCGCTCAACTTTCTGGTAGAATTACTGCTGATGAAATGCGACAATTAAATTATCTGGTTGAGGGTGAATTACAAGATATCAAAGATGTTGTGCGCCAGTTTCGCAAATCTAAGGGTCTAGTTTTGCCCAAAGATAATATTAGCAATTCGTAG
- a CDS encoding phytochelatin synthase family protein, whose product MNTNFRKFIKTSVQAGIVSFCVASGSVLSQTLTLSPNLIAFNSGEGEKLLIDSKSREDFFPLSTQFITQNNQAYCGVASIVMVLNSLGIPAPEAPQYKPYRVFTQENFFSNEKTKQVITAEVVSRKGMTLDQIGGLLASYGVKANVYHAADTSLEKFRSLAAENLKQPGNFILINYLRKEIGQEKGGHISPLAAYNEQTDRFLILDVSRYKYPPVWVRAADLWKAMSTTDSESGKTRGFVFISKGS is encoded by the coding sequence ATGAATACCAATTTTCGCAAATTTATCAAAACATCAGTTCAAGCTGGGATTGTTTCGTTTTGTGTCGCGAGTGGAAGTGTTCTTTCTCAAACTTTAACTCTTTCACCTAATTTAATTGCCTTCAACTCAGGTGAAGGAGAAAAGTTATTAATTGACAGTAAATCTAGAGAAGATTTTTTTCCCCTCAGCACGCAGTTTATTACTCAAAACAATCAAGCATATTGTGGGGTAGCTAGTATTGTGATGGTGCTGAATAGTTTAGGAATACCCGCACCAGAAGCACCGCAATATAAACCCTATCGAGTGTTTACTCAAGAAAACTTTTTTAGCAATGAAAAAACTAAACAAGTGATTACGGCTGAGGTTGTCTCTCGTAAAGGGATGACTTTAGATCAAATAGGTGGATTACTCGCAAGTTATGGTGTAAAAGCTAATGTTTATCATGCTGCTGACACTAGTTTAGAAAAGTTTCGCTCTTTAGCAGCAGAGAATTTAAAACAACCGGGAAATTTCATTTTAATTAACTATTTACGCAAAGAAATTGGGCAAGAAAAAGGCGGGCATATCTCACCCTTAGCCGCGTACAATGAGCAGACGGATAGATTTTTAATTTTGGATGTTTCGCGTTACAAATATCCCCCTGTATGGGTGAGGGCAGCAGACTTATGGAAGGCAATGTCAACAACTGATTCAGAATCAGGTAAGACGCGGGGATTTGTATTTATCAGTAAAGGTTCTTAA
- a CDS encoding ABC transporter ATP-binding protein, translating to MTTMIWMESITKTYHLGEVDVPILKGIQLSIEEGEYVAIMGASGSGKSTLMNIVGCLDRPTTGNYIFEGRNLTTFDDDELAYIRNQRIGFVFQQFNLLSRATALDNVMLPMVYANLPKPQRRKRALEALRRVGLGDRISNRPSQLSGGQQQRVAIARALVNRPALVLADEPTGALDTETSYEVMNLLTELNEQGITIVIVTHEPDIAAQTKRIIRVQDGLIVN from the coding sequence ATGACAACTATGATTTGGATGGAATCGATTACGAAAACCTACCACTTGGGAGAAGTCGATGTCCCGATACTTAAGGGAATTCAACTCTCGATTGAAGAAGGGGAATATGTGGCAATTATGGGTGCGTCAGGTTCGGGTAAATCTACGCTGATGAATATTGTCGGTTGTTTGGATCGTCCGACAACTGGAAACTATATTTTTGAAGGCAGAAACCTGACTACTTTTGATGATGATGAATTAGCGTATATTCGCAACCAAAGAATCGGTTTTGTTTTCCAACAATTTAACCTTCTGTCGCGTGCAACTGCTTTAGATAATGTTATGTTACCAATGGTTTACGCGAACCTGCCAAAGCCACAACGCCGTAAAAGGGCATTAGAAGCTTTGAGAAGGGTGGGATTAGGCGATCGCATTTCCAATCGTCCCAGCCAACTTTCTGGGGGACAACAACAACGAGTAGCGATCGCGCGTGCTTTAGTCAATAGACCTGCATTAGTTTTAGCAGATGAACCAACGGGAGCTTTAGATACTGAAACTTCTTATGAGGTGATGAATTTGCTAACAGAACTTAATGAACAAGGTATCACAATTGTGATAGTAACTCATGAACCAGATATTGCGGCTCAAACAAAAAGAATTATCCGAGTTCAGGATGGTTTAATTGTAAATTAG